AGTGAGGAGAGACAGAGATTCAGAAGATCAACTCAAAGCTTAAGTGAGGAGAGATAATTTACTGTTGGCAAATATAGGACAGCTGGCTAGCTGGCAAGGTTAGATGTTGGTAGGGTGGCTGGAAATCATATCACGTGCTTTGAATCACATGATCAACTCACATACAGACCAATGATCTACTTTTTTGGCAATCTATGGTATCAGAGTGGGTGCCTCATAAATAGGATAGAAATGACAATAATGTATCATCCTTGATAGCATGTGTAGCTTTGTGCACGCATTGAATTGACCGTActttaaaaaaaagggaTATACAAGGAGGTCACGTGATGCCACACAGACGTCCAGCGCAAGTGTTCGCCAATACCAAAAACTACGACTTTTTAAGCACTCCAAGACAGTCGAAAAACGTTTCTGATGATTCTCGTCCCTTTTATCGAATCAACTTCTACTGGTGCACTCTCCTTTTGCCTTGTGCCCATTCTTCCTACACAGACCCCATCACCAAGCGCAATCCGATAAATTGTTCTAGCAAAATACTGAAATCACCATTTTCAACCTAATCTATCCAGCAATCTTGGAACTACAATACCCAACTCCGAGTTCTTAGCTGGATCCCCTGGCCCCTCTGTTCGTGTGTCTTGTCCATCAAACCTGCATACAACCCTCGGCTTCACCAACCTCATCACCATACTATCTTCTCCCATACTAAACTATCGcttccaactcctccaaatGAGCACCGACAGAAGACGTCTCACAGGTCCCAGCGACGTCAAAACGCCCCTTAGAGGTATCTCCCTGGGAGCAAGCACATTACCCAAAAAATTCAGCCCTCCAGACTCCTCCCCCCGCAAGTTCTTTGTCAAATCAGGACTCACGAAAAACGCCAATGGCCTGGCATATCTCGAGGCGGGAACGACCATCGTCGAAGTGGGTGTCTACGGTCCTCGTCCGATCCGTGGCTCCTTCATCGACAGAGCGTCTTTTTCCGTCGAGTGCAAGTTTCTTCCGTACTTGACACAACCTAACGAGGTTATCTTCAACGGCAGCGATAAGCGAAACGCCAGAACGTCCCTAACACATATCGAGCACAGAATTAGCAAGTACGTGGAAACGGCGTTCTTGCCGTCGATCTGCCTTGAAAAATACCCCAAGTCGGCCATCGATATTTATGTGAATGTGATTGCCTTCGATGCTCAGACACAGACGTTGTCCAACTTAGTAGCGTGGGTGGTCAATTGCACGGCGTTGGCGTTGGTGGATTCGGCCATAGAAGTCAAGGATTTGGTGACAGGCGGGCATGCACGAATGGAGCACGACGGCGAAGTCAAGATGGATGCGGTCGTGGACAGTGGAGACGAAACGGTGGAAGGAACAGAGTGTGTGGCGAGTTTCATGAAGATGCACGAGAACCAGATGGTGGCGATTTGGGTGGAGAGCAATGGTTCACTCGAGGTGGATGAGCAGGggttggagaagttgatgaacGGCTGTGACACGATGGCCACAGAGGTCAGGAAGAACCTCAACGGTTACTTGTTGCTGGTGGCCAATGGAAATGAATGATGCAAGCATCACTAGGGCGCATTTAAGGTTTCTGTCGTGTTAAGCATAATATGCTTGTTGAACAGTACGTTGACGACTTTTGGGTATCGTGAGTTATTTTCACTAACGACGAGGCATACCAGGATACGCTGCTCAGCCGACTTTATTGCGTTTGCATGTCATATTTGAGGCCAAAAGGCTGTGCTGCTTAGTGAAAGGTATTGCTCTGCTGAAAGCAGACACATTGGCTTCTCAGCAGCAAAAGTTGCAGACATGAATGCTTTCCTTACTACTGTATCGTGGAAGGAAAATACACGAAGATTGGTACCATGCAGATTCGATTTCGTTGTATCATCTGttttgagctctttggTTTCAAGCAAGTACCATGGTGAGAAAGCTTTCAAATTTTGGTATGCCTTGTACGATATGATGCTCTGAGCGACTTGCCATCATCGTCCTAACTCACCCTCATAATAGAGTTCCACCAAAGGACACCCTATAGATTTCCAGTGGAGTTAAAATTGCCATAGTAAATCACACAACATTGCCTTAATTTCTACGTGTTACCTCTCTCATAATCTAATCTATACTGTAATCTATGTACAACTTTTCTATTgtgttttcttttctttcgACAAATGCTCACGCTCGTCCACCAGCAACTCAGACAAGgcgttgttgatggagaCCAACTTTGTTGCCAAGTCAAGAATGGTGAACTTGTTGCCGCTTTCGTTGTCGTTGTAGATCAAAAACCTCTTGCTGACGTTGACACCGGTGCATTTGCTGATAAGCTGGGCAAGCCTTGTGTAGATGGCGACAATATCGTCATTTTTGCCGATACACAGGTAGATTGGTATATCAATTTCAATCTTAGCTGTCAACATATTGGCAAATATAGcctttttgagctcctcagcCAACTCTGGAGCATCGGCACCGGTGGAAGGAACTTTGATCTTGGGACATTTGATCTCAAACGGCGAAGAAATAAAACCAACGTCGTGCTTTCCATCAATGTGGTATCTGAACTCGTAGAGACCTTCTTCCCAAAACAACTTTTCATGGgaaaacttgatgaagccAGTAGTCTCTGGACCAGTCCAGTCCCAGCGAGAGTTGGACGAGATCAATGTTCTGTAACGAGAGTACGACGTATGTGTGATCTTGTACAAACCAACCcagtcttttgaagaatggcCCTGAGGAGCAGAGAATTTGACTTGAACAGGCTGACCAACGTATTTGAAAGGAATAGATTCTGTCTCGTGTAAATCTGTAATCTCCAAATGGTAGTCACTATTGGCGAAGTACTTGTTTTGGGACAAATCGGCGATGCTCTGTTTGGAGAATAAGCTGGTGGTGGctctcaactccttcatGAAAGCGTCAAAAGACACCATCAACGACGTGGTGGCAGCTTGGCGCTTCTGGGAATCCGACCTActgagcttcttctcgatACCCTCAGGCAACAAGTGTTTCTTGACGGTCTTGGTGACACCACTGTCTTGAAGAACCTCATCCTCTCCGTAGATCTTGATCATGTGGTTCTTTTCGATGAAATTGATtctgatgaagttgttgacgacccaaatcaagcaaatcaCGAGGTTGTCGAAAGTGGGCAACATCAAAGTGACCCCCATGACGCCACAGACGCCGAAAACTTGCTCGGGGTTGTTCAAGTAACGGTACACACCAGCTTTGGTCAAATGCGCTCTTTGGGGCATAAAGGAAGACTTGGGAATGAAGAAGTCGCCGTAAAACCAGCCAAAGTAGCCAATCAGATCAATGATGGAGGCATTGATCCAGACCTGGGTAACGACAAGCATCACGCCCATAAAGATTCGCAAGTAGAGGTATTCAGTAAAGAACAAGTGCTGGAACTGACACCAAGTGAGcaccttgaacaagttcaTACCAATAAACGAGGCGTAGgtcaagttgatgaaggagttgTAGAGAACGGCAAAGTTGTTGAGGGATTTTTCAACAGGAACGTTATTGGAGAGGTACCATTTGGTGAAGGTCTTGAACTCGCTTTGGAGAACCAAAACGATATCGATAGAAAAGGACTCGAGCACTTTCATGGCCACAGTCAAGTAGAAGAGAATTCGGCTCACGGCAGAGACATCGTACGCGGTAAGAGAGGCCAAGACAGGAATAAAAGCCAGGTAGGTGACAcagttgatcaagttgatcacGTCGCTTGCTCTCAATACgttgaagttggccaacCCAACCAAGGGCTTGGCGTTATCAAAATTGGCCAAATCCTTGTAGTTGATCAACTGCTGCAAGCTGTTTTCGTTGGCCGAAGGCCCGTAAATCTTATCGATATGGGGGTTTTCAATGAAGCGCAAGAACACCATTTGCAAGAAGTGACCGAAAACGGCCACCACCAACACCGTGTAAGATTTGGCAATGAGAGCAAATCCATAGTACCCAATGTAACCCACAGAGTACATGGGGTGAGGAAACATCTCAAACACGCCATCAAAGATCAAATCTTCGTTGTTGATCtgtctgaagaagaaatcgCCCCAGTACCACGCATAGTCCTTAATGGTGTTATGAGCATTGACTTTCACCCACAAGTTGAACAAAATGAGGGAGATTCCAACGACAATTCGAGCCGTCACCGCCCAAACAGGCTGTCCGTGCAAAAACTGGTAGTTGTCTTTAAGACAGCAAGCAACTACAAGACACACAAACGTAGTGAAGTCCAgcatcaagatcaaatcAACGACTTTACGGAAAATCAACCATGTGTTGAAATCCACCGGGTAAGCAGAAATCGAGTACTCTGGGCCCATTTGGGACTTGATCTCCATCTGGGCGAAATGAGCCAACTTCGACAGAGagttcttctcaaacaaaCGCAATTTTTTAGCCCACCCGACTAGTCTGAACCTGTTCAGCTGCTGGTTGAGCAAGTAGCCAATACCGAAGTTGTAGCAAAAACGCCAGAACACGTAAAGGGCAATGAATACCTTGATCTGGGCGTCGGCCAGCGgaagcaagaaaatcacGCCGTTGGCCgccaaaagcaccaataTGATCAGCTCACACACCAGCTTCCTCACGCTGGGGTCAAAGAGCGTCTTCACCATATCGTGGGTCTCGGGCACGGCGAAGGTCTCGCCCCGGAAAGTAATTCCCTGGGACATCTGGACGGAAGCAATTGAGAGGGAATTGGAGGAGATGGGGGCAGAATTCCGGTTGGTTTGAGGTTTTCTGGCGGCGGATCCGCTTCTTATATAGTAGTAGGGCTTTGGTATGTTGGAATTTGGCCGGGACCCGCGCATGTGAAATTGGCCGACGAgaaatgggtgcaaaaagtggAGGCAgtggagagagagaaagagagacTAAGATGGGAGTCAGCTGAGTTAGGACACAGGGTAGATTGTaaaaaattcttcatgGGTTGAGgttttcttgaatttgGTAGATTGAAAGCAAGGCCCAAATGCTTTTATTGTGACACGAAATTGACATAGGGAGCGTAATACTAgacaattgagaaaaaagaggCAAAAGTAGAAACCCACAGAATTACGAGATTTCCCTTTTATTTCTCTAGGTCAGTTTGAGAGCTCATAGAGAGATCTTCAATATCAGCTGCAATTGGAGGATTTGTGTCACATTGGCTGAGGACCCTTCTGCGGACCGCTATGGGCCAGAACTTACTACGGACGAAATTGATCCGTAGGCAGGGAAAAAAGAGGTTAATTGCAAAAACCTACTCCAATATGATTAAGCATCAGTCTttattttgcagcaataTTTGCCTTACTTCATGAATTTCATCCTATCGCTAAGTGAATCCTATCTAAGGCGCACAGCGGGTATAAGCAAGATCTAATCCCCATTTTGCGTTCTTTAAGCTTTCGAAACATGcaattgatcaaaataTTGGCAAATTGATGGTGCTTCTCTGTCTATCAATCGAAAATCTAGCACCCTTTTGGATTTTAGGCTGATGCTTGAGCTTATCAGTGGAAGAAGGAACCAAATCGACTTTAAAATGTGAATTCTGGTAATACGTGAAGTGCTTAGAAATCTTTGTTCTGCTGGGCTCTAGATCCTCCTATTGTCACAAACCAAGCAAGTATTTTGAACTGTGAACAGCATGGAGCTGACTTTTGGGCTCCATTTAATAAAAAGGCAAGATATATAAGGCTGTTCATTTAACCTGTTGTCATCCGGTCATATACTCCAACATGTTGCAAGTCTTCTGGAATTCAGTCTTCTGAAACAACTTTTTTCAAAGTGTACGAGCTGCCGTTGAAATGATACCAGTTGAcagcttcttgacgagCTGCCCTCTCTAGCATACGAGAGCTGCCTTCTGTAGGTTCTCCATATTTTTCGAGCCTAAAGCCATTTTGACAGGTGAGTTTTGTTAACAGTGCCTGGTTCATCGTATCGATTATCTCTGAAGTACCAAGTGAATTTACAAAAAGCGATCTGATGCATTACGCCATGACTCGTCGTATCAAAACATATCATTCATTTTTGCTGCAGCGTGTTGCATATTTGATATAGGAAACTCCTGGGAGACGTATTTTAAAAAAGAGTAATTGCGTATTGGCTAAATCAGGAAATTCACTTAACGAGAAATCAGCAATTGAGAAAATTGCGTTAAAGATCTAGTCTTTGTAATCTGTCTTTGTCTTGGTAAGCTTCTGCGGTCAACTGGTGGCTACTCGTCTAGCTTGAAGTTGTAGCATTCAAAAAGTTAAAGCAGGTCGGTTTGAGCGGTCAGATTCACAGAAACAGAGTATAGTTACCAGGCAATTGGCATAATGCCTTCCCTCGAAACACCGTTCAATaattgacaagctcaatttCTCAATGTGTTCATGGTTTATACGTCAatttgagatcatcaaaCTGTCCAAAATCTTTTACCACTGCAAAGGGTGTTTGCCGCCTGGATCTTACACTAAGATTTGTTAATATGTCTTATCGGGCTTGAAATTACGATGGTCGAAATCTGCGACAGTTAAACTCAAAGTAGCGGTTATAAGTATGTCCCCAATGTAATTGAAGTAGAGCACTGTATGACCCCACCAATTTGGACATTTCTGGCTGATAGCAGTATTTAACCGACTCAAAATAGCAAGAATATGTTAAAACGATCATGGGTACGTTAAACATTCCATAGCATGGAACAACACTTCCTATGATCGTAGAAGTTTCAGTCAATCAAGGCAAGCTGTGACGATCcaaaaaacaaaatcaaaaacaaagaaacacaTTCTTATTCTTCCCCATATGAATTTTGGACACTACAATTTGTCAATTTGAGCAGGGTTGCGGCAAACTTCTTTCAGTCCTTGCAAAACCCTAAACCTAGACTTGTTGTGGTCTTCAACCTTCTAGGTTGAAGCATGAAGTGacctttttcaccaagaagataTGGGAATTTTATCAGGAAAAGTCGAGAGTGCCCACAAGTGCATTGATACGGGTACGCACTTCAGAGAACCGCCCCCAATTGCATCTCCATCAGCAGTGGTCCGCAATAACCTTCCACCCGCAATTACCTTCCAAGCGTATCTATAGATGCGGCGTATCCGGCTAATTCTACAAAATCGTAATTCTCTTACACCTCTCACTTTTCATCTACCACCTACTTCTTACACCAGGAATCAACACTGGCACCCACCAACTACGTAAACGGACCCCACACAGACCCCACAAAAATCTATCATACAAGAATCATCGAGGAATAATGTCAAGTTTCCTTTCAATACTTCTTCCCCTCAGCTTCTACCCCCACGCGAGTCTTCCACCATACAATAACATCTCGCAAGATACTCAACTCCAATATCCAAACACGTGCCCCATTCTCTGGTCCCACAGTATAACCCTTCTGCAGAATCCAGCTACGCGCCTATGCAAGGCCACTTGTAGGGCTATTGTAATATTAAGATTTGTGTTTGCAATGTAGTGTTGAAATTCTGAagcctcctcttctttatcttttgCAATGGGTAGGTCAGAAACAGTGGAGACCCAAGACTCAGTGCTAGAGCTCGACACGGGGCTCTTTGACGGGAACGATTTCGGAGAAACCTACATCAGAAAAGCGCTAGTGCTTAACCATGCTCTTGACAAAATCGGTTTTGGCCGCTACCAAGTGGGCCTTTTTATAGTGGCTGGTTTTGGTTGGTTCCAGGATAATGCCTGGCCGTCGGTCACAGCGTATATTTTACCCCGGTTGATTGAGGTGGATGGTGTCCACTATCCAGAGGGAAGATCACCATATTTGCTTTTGTCGCAGAGCTTTGGTCTTTTGGCGGGAGCCGTATTCTGGTCCTTTTCTGCCGATATCATTGGCAGACGGTGGGCGTTCAACATCACTTTCTTGATCAttggtatttttggaaTCTGTTCTGGAGCTAGTCCCAATttcgctgctgctggctgTTTTTGTGCTTTGTGGAGCTTTGGCGTCGGTGGGAACTTGCCTGTGGACTCTGCTATTATGCTTGAAGCACTACctacaaacaaaaaatggCTCTTGACCGTGATGTCTGTGTGGTGGGCAATTGGACAGGTTGTGTGTGCACTTATACTGTGGGGGTTGATTTCCAACTACAGCTGCAGCGACTCGAGCAACTGCTCGGCCAAGGACAACAGAGGATGGCGGTACTTTGTTTACACTCTTGGAGGGCTcacgttggtgatgtttttggCAAGGTTCTTGACGCCAGTTTACGAAAGTCCCACGTTCCATATGGGCAGGGGAAACGATGCCAAAGCAGTCGAGATTATTCACAAAATTGCCCACATCAACAGAACGGTGCTGGCATTGACAGTGGAGGACTTGCAAATCGTGGACGACGATGTCCAGCTAGAAAGAGAAGTAGGGGCACAAAACAAGGGCAATCagctcttgagaaacagAATCAAAAAGTACAATCTCTCGAGAATCCGCCAGTGCTTTGGATCTCGCCGGCttgctctttcttccaGCCTTGTCATTCTTTCGTGGGGCCTTATTGGCCTTGCTTTTCCTTTGTACACTGCCTTTCTTCCGACGTACTTGGAGCAAAGAGGCCTGGCAAATAAGCAGCTCAGTGTTGGCGAAACATACAGAAACACCTTGATCGTGGCGGTTGTGGGTATTCCAGGAGCCATCATAGCAGGCATTATGGTTGAACTACGTACGGGGAGAAAAGGTGTTTTGTTCCTTTCTCTAATCTTGACTGGGGTGGTTCTTTTTGGTTCCACCACTGCAAAGACGCCAGACTCGTATTTGGCATGGaattgtttcttctctttcttctccaacatcaTGTACGGGACTTTATACGCTTACACGCCCGAGATCTTCCCAACAAAGATCCGAGGAACTGCTGTTGGGCTTGCTGCGTCTGCAAATCGAGTGTTTAGCGTCTTTTCTCCCATCATAGCGATTTTCGCCGACTTGACGACTCCAGCGCCAATCTACACGTCCGGGGCGTTGTTTTTGGTTTCTGCGTTTCTCGTGTTGCTCTATCCTTATGAGCCCCATGGAAAACACAGTTTGTAAGAGATTGGAGTAGTGTTGTGTCATTAGTGTTTCATTATGGCCGGTGCTATTTACCATCTTCTTGGTATAACTACTAGAGTGTCACCGGGTTGTTCCACGTGCCATCCTCTGGGCTCAAATGGGTCAACATGTCGTCCAAGCCATCGTTGAACTCTTCAGCACTGAAGGACTTGTTGGCTGGTGCagttttttctttcttcacctctcCTTCGTCCGATTCGTCTTCGGAGAGAACAACAACGTCCGGCGTTGCTGTCTTCTCATCCTGCGCTGGTGTATCCTCGTCTATAATTTTATACTTATCTGTCTCGACCAACTCTATCCTTGTGACAGACCGAGGGGTTGTTTTCACaaggaagttgaagatgtcaCTGATGTAAAGCTGCTTCAAGCCGAACTTCTCGTCACACAATGGACACTTGTACAAGGGAGGCGTTCTGCTGTAAACTTCCAGAAAGAACATCTGGCCGTGCTCAGAAAACAGCGGGTACACGAGACCAGGCGCCTTGAACAGCAACGCCCCCTCTGCTATgagtttttgttgcttAAGAAAGAGTTGTTCGAGTCTCCTGGCGTCGTGGCTTTTCTGAACTAGCGATTTGCGTAGAGTATGGCGGATTCCCGAGGGCATCTTGGAAAATGTACAGAAATTGTCAAGATCAAAGCACTCAAAATGGCGGCATGTCGTAGCCTTCACCGGTAGCTTGATTTTCGTCGCGGAGTAAGGATCCTTTAGAGAAAAGATCACCTTGT
This DNA window, taken from Candidozyma auris chromosome 7, complete sequence, encodes the following:
- the CHO2 gene encoding phosphatidylethanolamine N-methyltransferase, whose product is MRGSRPNSNIPKPYYYIRSGSAARKPQTNRNSAPISSNSLSIASVQMSQGITFRGETFAVPETHDMVKTLFDPSVRKSVCESIILVLLAANGVIFLLPSADAQIKVFIALYVFWRFCYNFGIGYLLNQQSNRFRLVGWAKKLRLFEKNSSSKLAHFAQMEIKSQMGPEYSISAYPVDFNTWLIFRKVVDLILMSDFTTFVCLVVACCLKDNYQFLHGQPVWAVTARIVVGISLILFNLWVKVNAHNTIKDYAWYWGDFFFRQINNEDLIFDGVFEMFPHPMYSVGYIGYYGFALIAKSYTVLVVAVFGHFLQMVFLRFIENPHIDKIYGPSANENSLQQLINYKDLANFDNAKPLVGLANFNVLRASDVINLINCVTYSAFIPVLASLTAYDVSAVSRILFYLTVAMKVLESFSIDIVLVLQSEFKTFTKWYLSNNVPVEKSLNNFAVLYNSFINLTYASFIGMNLFKVLTWCQFQHLFFTEYLYLRIFMGVMLVVTQVWINASIIDSIGYFGWFYGDFFIPKSSFMPQRAHLTKAGVYRYLNNPEQVFGVCGVMGVTLMLPTFDNLVICLIWVVNNFIRINFIEKNHMIKIYGEDEVLQDSGVTKTVKKHLLPEGIEKKLSRSDSQKRQAATTSLMVSFDAFMKELRATTSLFSKQSIADLSQNKYFANSDYHLEITDLHETESIPFKYVGQPVQVKFSAPQGHSSKDWVGLYKITHTSYSRYRTLISSNSRWDWTGPETTGFIKFSHEKLFWEEGLYEFRYHIDGKHDVGFISSPFEIKCPKIKVPSTGADAPELAEELKKAIFANMLTAKIEIDIPIYSCIGKNDDIVAIYTRLAQLISKCTGVNVSKRFLIYNDNESGNKFTILDLATKLVSINNALSELSVDEREHLSKEKKTQ
- a CDS encoding exosome non-catalytic core subunit MTR3, with product MSTDRRRLTGPSDVKTPLRGISSGASTLPKKFSPPDSSPRKFFVKSGLTKNANGSAYLEAGTTIVEVGVYGPRPIRGSFIDRASFSVECKFLPYLTQPNEVIFNGSDKRNARTSLTHIEHRISKYVETAFLPSICLEKYPKSAIDIYVNVIAFDAQTQTLSNLVAWVVNCTALALVDSAIEVKDLVTGGHARMEHDGEVKMDAVVDSGDETVEGTECVASFMKMHENQMVAIWVESNGSLEVDEQGLEKLMNGCDTMATEVRKNLNGYLLSVANGNE
- a CDS encoding MFS transporter; this translates as MGRSETVETQDSVLELDTGLFDGNDFGETYIRKALVLNHALDKIGFGRYQVGLFIVAGFGWFQDNAWPSVTAYILPRLIEVDGVHYPEGRSPYLLLSQSFGLLAGAVFWSFSADIIGRRWAFNITFLIIGIFGICSGASPNFAAAGCFCALWSFGVGGNLPVDSAIMLEALPTNKKWLLTVMSVWWAIGQVVCALISWGLISNYSCSDSSNCSAKDNRGWRYFVYTLGGLTLVMFLARFLTPVYESPTFHMGRGNDAKAVEIIHKIAHINRTVSALTVEDLQIVDDDVQLEREVGAQNKGNQLLRNRIKKYNLSRIRQCFGSRRLALSSSLVILSWGLIGLAFPLYTAFLPTYLEQRGSANKQLSVGETYRNTLIVAVVGIPGAIIAGIMVELRTGRKGVLFLSLILTGVVLFGSTTAKTPDSYLAWNCFFSFFSNIMYGTLYAYTPEIFPTKIRGTAVGLAASANRVFSVFSPIIAIFADLTTPAPIYTSGALFLVSAFLVLLYPYEPHGKHSL